In the genome of Prosthecobacter algae, one region contains:
- a CDS encoding HU family DNA-binding protein, with the protein MPTATKRDMITELSDLTGLKHHQVAEVIDGLVELIGKKMEQGHDVTFRKFGTFEVRVAKSKIGRNPNKPKDEVLIPDRCVVRFKPGRELKERVAKLPPESIEPKE; encoded by the coding sequence ATGCCCACTGCCACCAAACGCGATATGATCACTGAGTTGAGCGACCTGACCGGGCTCAAACATCACCAAGTGGCCGAAGTTATTGATGGGCTGGTGGAGCTCATTGGCAAGAAAATGGAGCAAGGACATGACGTGACATTCCGGAAATTCGGCACCTTTGAAGTGCGGGTGGCCAAGTCGAAAATCGGGCGCAACCCCAACAAACCCAAGGACGAAGTACTGATCCCCGACCGCTGTGTGGTCCGCTTCAAGCCAGGCCGTGAGCTGAAGGAGCGAGTGGCCAAACTGCCGCCAGAAAGCATTGAGCCTAAAGAGTAA
- the glpK gene encoding glycerol kinase GlpK: protein MKYILALDQGTTSSRSILFDKKGKVIATAQKEFTQHYPQPGWVEHDAAEIWSTQLRTMKEVLKKAKAKGKDIAAIGITNQRETTVAWNKKTGKPVGKAIVWQDRRTAAFCDKLKAKGAESMIRHKTGLVVDAYFSATKMNWMLKHVPETKELAKVGDLAFGTVDSWLLWNLTGGQVHATDVSNASRTMLYDITQGGWDAELMKLFGVPASTLPKVLPSSGIFGETSLLGGNIPIAGIAGDQQAALFGQVCTTPGMVKNTYGTGCFMLMHTGTKRIASGNNLLTTVAWQLGDGELEYAVEGSVFIAGAVVQWLRDGLGIIKKSSEVEALAAQVPDAGGVYLVPAFAGLGAPHWDQYARGLMCGITRGTTKAHIARAALEGIAYQVTDILHAMQADAGVKLRELRVDGGASNNNLMMQFQADLLGVPVVRPVVTETTALGAAYLAGLGTGFWKNQAEIATQWQTERRFEPTMKAAQRKKLLSGWNRALERTKGA from the coding sequence ATGAAATACATCCTCGCGCTCGATCAAGGGACCACCAGCAGCCGCAGCATTCTGTTTGATAAGAAGGGCAAGGTCATCGCCACGGCACAGAAGGAATTCACCCAACATTATCCACAACCCGGCTGGGTGGAGCATGATGCGGCGGAGATCTGGAGCACCCAGCTTCGAACGATGAAGGAAGTCCTGAAAAAGGCGAAGGCCAAAGGCAAAGACATCGCCGCCATCGGCATCACCAATCAGCGGGAAACCACCGTTGCCTGGAACAAGAAAACGGGCAAGCCTGTGGGCAAAGCCATCGTCTGGCAGGACCGCCGCACTGCAGCCTTTTGTGACAAGCTGAAGGCCAAAGGCGCGGAGTCCATGATCCGGCATAAAACCGGTCTGGTGGTGGATGCCTACTTCTCAGCGACCAAGATGAACTGGATGCTCAAGCATGTGCCTGAGACCAAGGAACTGGCCAAGGTGGGCGACCTGGCTTTTGGAACCGTGGATTCCTGGCTGCTGTGGAATCTGACCGGCGGCCAGGTGCATGCCACGGATGTTAGCAATGCCTCGCGCACCATGCTCTATGACATCACCCAAGGTGGCTGGGATGCAGAGCTGATGAAGCTCTTTGGCGTGCCTGCTTCCACCTTGCCCAAGGTGCTTCCCTCCAGTGGCATCTTTGGTGAGACTTCTTTGTTAGGCGGTAACATTCCCATCGCCGGCATTGCGGGGGATCAGCAGGCGGCCTTGTTTGGGCAAGTGTGCACCACCCCAGGTATGGTGAAGAACACCTATGGCACCGGTTGCTTCATGCTCATGCATACGGGTACGAAGCGCATTGCTTCTGGCAACAACCTCCTCACCACCGTGGCCTGGCAGTTGGGCGATGGGGAGCTGGAGTACGCGGTGGAGGGCAGTGTCTTCATCGCGGGTGCCGTGGTGCAGTGGCTGCGCGATGGGCTGGGCATCATCAAAAAATCCTCGGAGGTGGAAGCTTTGGCGGCCCAGGTTCCCGATGCAGGCGGTGTCTATCTCGTGCCTGCCTTTGCAGGTCTCGGCGCACCCCATTGGGATCAGTATGCGCGCGGCCTCATGTGTGGCATCACCCGTGGCACCACCAAGGCCCACATCGCCCGCGCGGCCCTGGAAGGCATCGCTTATCAAGTGACGGATATTCTTCACGCCATGCAGGCCGATGCAGGGGTGAAACTGCGAGAGCTGCGTGTGGATGGTGGGGCCAGCAACAACAACCTCATGATGCAGTTTCAGGCCGATCTCTTGGGCGTGCCCGTCGTGCGTCCCGTAGTCACGGAGACCACCGCTTTAGGCGCAGCCTACCTCGCCGGCCTCGGTACCGGCTTCTGGAAAAACCAGGCCGAAATCGCCACTCAATGGCAGACCGAACGCCGCTTTGAACCCACAATGAAAGCCGCCCAACGCAAGAAGCTCCTTTCAGGCTGGAACCGTGCGCTGGAGCGGACCAAAGGGGCTTAG
- a CDS encoding c-type cytochrome domain-containing protein has protein sequence MSFATLRLSIFALAAAGAASSLSAAVNFEKQILPVLEAKCLGCHKAAFMEDGKLKKPKADLRLDAAWAMLKGAESGPALVPGNLAKSYMYEVVNLPKDDDMFMPPKGEPMTADEIKLLKEWIEGGADFGGWKGNMEGAPKEAEPAKAAVVKVREHETFYTKLQEGLKPAEAAAIDKAKAGGAQIATLKADSPLLRADFLTGVSKCTDETVTVLLPIKEQVAQLDLGRTAISDAALQTVAQFPRLASLDLRQTKITDAGLQSLSGLKNLQNLNLFGTAITDAGVQHLTTLKSLKTVSLYQTQATAAGVKALTDAVPGVKVTLK, from the coding sequence ATGTCTTTCGCTACGCTTCGTTTATCCATCTTTGCGCTCGCCGCTGCCGGTGCCGCCTCATCGTTGTCCGCCGCAGTGAACTTCGAGAAGCAAATTCTCCCGGTGCTGGAGGCCAAGTGCCTGGGGTGCCACAAGGCGGCCTTCATGGAAGATGGCAAGCTGAAGAAACCCAAGGCTGATCTCCGCCTGGATGCAGCCTGGGCCATGCTGAAAGGGGCAGAAAGCGGACCTGCACTGGTGCCAGGCAACCTGGCCAAAAGCTACATGTACGAAGTCGTCAACCTGCCCAAAGATGATGACATGTTCATGCCCCCCAAGGGCGAGCCCATGACGGCGGATGAAATCAAGCTGCTGAAGGAGTGGATCGAAGGCGGAGCCGACTTTGGCGGCTGGAAGGGTAATATGGAAGGGGCCCCTAAAGAAGCCGAGCCCGCCAAAGCCGCTGTGGTGAAGGTGCGCGAGCACGAGACCTTTTATACCAAGCTCCAGGAGGGCCTGAAGCCAGCCGAAGCTGCGGCCATAGACAAAGCTAAAGCTGGCGGTGCCCAGATCGCCACCCTGAAAGCGGACAGTCCGCTGCTGCGGGCAGACTTTCTCACCGGGGTCTCCAAATGCACGGATGAAACCGTCACCGTTTTGCTGCCCATCAAGGAACAAGTCGCCCAACTGGACCTTGGCCGCACGGCCATCAGTGATGCCGCCCTGCAGACCGTGGCACAGTTCCCAAGGCTGGCCTCACTGGACCTGCGCCAGACCAAGATCACCGATGCAGGCCTGCAATCCCTCTCCGGCCTGAAGAACCTGCAAAACCTGAACCTCTTTGGCACGGCCATCACGGACGCCGGAGTCCAGCACCTCACCACTCTCAAGTCGCTCAAGACGGTCTCCCTTTACCAGACCCAGGCCACCGCAGCCGGAGTGAAGGCCCTGACCGACGCCGTTCCTGGCGTCAAGGTCACCTTGAAATAG
- a CDS encoding helix-turn-helix domain-containing protein codes for MLPGIQLRTAREERGLTVLDAAHETRIPPQRLLWLEQDNFAAFGSLTYARSFLKIYSQYLGVDVAELLAELPTSRLGGPSDYRYLTDNHGPWVVKDRRLDRLLNAMRKKSTSRSPVSAGLAMFVVVLIGTCFWGYHVAQEASQATRGNPPAPLHEAAPGAQPDTLSMQVQPGPVISAEELGTHPVTHPRPAFDAGLPARLQ; via the coding sequence ATGTTACCCGGCATCCAATTACGCACTGCACGCGAAGAACGCGGGCTGACTGTGCTGGATGCTGCCCATGAAACGCGTATCCCGCCTCAGCGCCTGCTCTGGCTGGAGCAGGACAACTTTGCGGCCTTTGGCAGTCTGACTTACGCGCGCTCTTTTCTGAAGATCTACAGCCAGTATTTAGGAGTGGATGTGGCTGAACTGCTGGCCGAACTGCCGACTTCCCGTCTAGGCGGCCCTTCGGACTACCGTTACCTGACGGACAATCATGGCCCCTGGGTGGTGAAGGATCGTCGGCTGGATCGGCTGCTGAATGCCATGCGCAAGAAAAGCACCTCACGCTCACCCGTTTCTGCCGGATTGGCGATGTTCGTCGTGGTGCTGATTGGCACGTGCTTCTGGGGTTACCACGTTGCCCAAGAAGCTTCACAGGCGACCCGAGGAAATCCCCCAGCCCCGCTTCATGAAGCAGCCCCTGGTGCGCAGCCCGATACTCTCTCCATGCAGGTGCAGCCTGGGCCTGTGATCAGTGCCGAGGAACTGGGAACCCACCCGGTGACCCATCCCAGGCCCGCATTCGATGCTGGATTGCCCGCCAGATTGCAGTAA
- the purU gene encoding formyltetrahydrofolate deformylase, with the protein MSSPDTATLLIHCPDRPGLVHDVTGFIFAHRGNIIDLQQHIDPTLDAFFMRLEWSLENFTLEKDEIASRLQPLARRHDMQLRLHFASQKKRVALFVTKENHCLYDLLARHEAGDLPVEIPLIVANHDTLRPAAERFGIPFYHFPITKDNKQEQEAAQIELLKKERVDTVVLARYMQIISPAMIAAFPNQILNIHHSFLPAFVGAKPYHQAHARGVKIIGATSHYVTADLDEGPIVHQDVMRVSHEDSVQDLVRLGRDLEKTVLAKALWWHVRDQVLVYQNKTVVFE; encoded by the coding sequence ATGTCATCCCCAGACACCGCCACCCTTCTCATTCATTGCCCAGACCGCCCCGGACTCGTGCATGATGTCACCGGCTTCATCTTTGCCCATCGGGGAAACATCATTGACCTCCAGCAGCACATTGATCCCACACTTGATGCCTTTTTCATGCGGCTGGAGTGGAGTCTGGAAAACTTCACTCTGGAGAAGGATGAGATCGCCTCCCGCCTGCAGCCCCTGGCCCGTCGTCATGACATGCAGTTGCGCCTGCACTTCGCCAGCCAGAAAAAGCGCGTGGCCCTTTTCGTCACCAAGGAAAACCACTGCCTCTACGATCTCCTGGCACGCCATGAAGCCGGTGACCTGCCCGTGGAAATCCCGCTCATCGTTGCCAATCACGACACCCTCAGGCCTGCGGCCGAACGATTCGGCATTCCCTTCTATCACTTCCCCATCACCAAGGACAACAAACAGGAACAGGAGGCTGCCCAGATCGAGCTGCTGAAGAAGGAACGGGTGGATACGGTCGTGCTCGCCCGCTACATGCAGATCATCAGCCCGGCGATGATTGCCGCCTTCCCGAATCAGATTCTCAACATTCATCACAGCTTCCTGCCTGCCTTTGTGGGGGCCAAGCCCTACCACCAAGCTCATGCACGCGGTGTCAAAATCATCGGTGCCACCAGCCACTACGTGACCGCCGATTTGGATGAAGGCCCCATCGTCCATCAGGACGTCATGCGCGTGAGCCATGAAGACAGCGTCCAGGACCTCGTGCGCCTGGGCCGGGATCTGGAGAAAACCGTCCTCGCCAAGGCCCTGTGGTGGCACGTGCGGGATCAGGTGCTGGTTTACCAGAACAAGACCGTCGTATTTGAGTGA
- a CDS encoding gluconokinase: MQPAPNPNPLPRTLIVMGVSGCGKTLIGTLLAERLGGVCEDADDFHSAANKDKMRAGTPLTDEDRWPWYASLRARIEEMRGQTPVYVLACSALKVIYREKLRADDAESELIFVHLKGPKEVIFARMAKRKGHYMPVSLLDSQFAILEESPDLWTVSLEQEPEAIVAEVLHRLGHP; this comes from the coding sequence ATGCAGCCAGCCCCTAATCCCAATCCCCTGCCCCGTACCCTCATTGTCATGGGAGTGAGCGGCTGTGGCAAAACCCTCATCGGCACTCTGCTGGCAGAACGGCTAGGCGGTGTGTGTGAAGATGCCGACGATTTTCACTCCGCCGCGAACAAGGACAAAATGCGCGCCGGCACCCCGCTGACCGATGAAGACCGCTGGCCATGGTATGCGAGCCTGCGGGCACGCATCGAAGAAATGCGGGGGCAAACGCCCGTGTATGTTCTGGCCTGTTCCGCGCTGAAGGTGATCTATCGGGAAAAACTGCGAGCCGATGATGCCGAGAGTGAACTGATCTTTGTGCATCTCAAGGGACCGAAGGAGGTAATCTTTGCGAGGATGGCGAAACGAAAAGGCCACTACATGCCCGTGAGCCTGCTGGACAGCCAATTTGCGATCCTGGAGGAATCCCCGGACCTGTGGACGGTCTCGCTGGAGCAGGAACCGGAGGCCATCGTGGCTGAAGTCCTGCATCGCCTCGGCCACCCCTGA
- a CDS encoding GatB/YqeY domain-containing protein, which produces MPIAQQLTEDMKTAMKAKDTVTLNVVRGLKSAIKYAAIEKFGAEGELEDTDAIAVIRKELKKRQDSVTSYEAGGRPDLAETEKAEIVVLEKYLPAAMSADEMEKLVNSVILELGATSKKDMGAVMKLLGERAAGRADNRALSAEVAKRLQ; this is translated from the coding sequence ATGCCCATCGCCCAACAGCTCACTGAAGACATGAAGACCGCCATGAAGGCGAAAGATACCGTGACCCTGAACGTGGTGCGCGGCCTGAAGTCGGCGATCAAGTACGCCGCCATTGAGAAATTTGGGGCCGAAGGCGAACTGGAAGACACCGACGCCATCGCCGTGATCCGCAAGGAGCTCAAAAAACGCCAGGACTCCGTGACCAGCTACGAAGCCGGCGGCCGCCCTGACCTCGCTGAAACTGAAAAGGCCGAAATCGTCGTGCTGGAAAAATACCTCCCCGCCGCCATGAGTGCCGACGAGATGGAAAAGCTGGTCAACAGCGTGATCCTGGAACTGGGAGCCACCTCCAAAAAAGACATGGGTGCTGTGATGAAACTGCTGGGCGAACGCGCCGCTGGCCGTGCCGATAACCGCGCCCTCTCCGCCGAAGTGGCGAAGAGACTGCAGTAG
- a CDS encoding sensor histidine kinase: MNSPRRWHQSLAARYGVVMVIFVAMGSLLLLAWLRYQQQEETQRLFVTVAQNDVDFVKRLNLPRSPKLAEDLSLLLRIDIHFRNRFDQAGPGLRREEARTLMDAPTTQEVLQLPTGRQALVLALDEQHDMIFIRETPALTLSLWHPATRYSLVAFWLFSALFAWVIGRQVVEPVGRLTRRLSGFFGPQERALPETQRADEIGELARALTQAREDLMSERERRAQSERLALLGRVATGLAHEIKNPLASIQLHAQLIESVDLDDESQTSLRHLLAEVRVIEGLVNQWLYLARPASPKKQPLAVLPLLEETVQMLQPQAQHTGTVIQVQTAESMASSNGPDILGDRQRLQQVFRNVILNAMQAMPGGGGLEIGVKAEDGHVTLTFDDQGPGFSASALDHGVELFFSEKEGGMGVGLNVAREIISAHNGQMSLKNHPKGGARVEIALPMINS, from the coding sequence ATGAATTCCCCCCGGCGCTGGCATCAGAGTCTCGCAGCGCGCTACGGCGTGGTGATGGTGATTTTTGTGGCGATGGGGTCGCTGCTTTTGCTGGCCTGGCTGCGCTACCAGCAGCAGGAGGAAACGCAGCGGCTGTTTGTGACGGTGGCGCAAAATGACGTGGACTTTGTGAAGCGGTTGAATCTACCGCGCAGCCCGAAACTGGCGGAAGACCTGAGCCTGCTGCTGCGCATCGACATCCATTTCCGCAATCGCTTTGACCAGGCAGGCCCAGGCCTGAGACGGGAAGAGGCGCGGACGCTGATGGATGCGCCGACAACCCAAGAAGTGCTGCAACTGCCCACGGGACGGCAGGCCCTGGTGCTGGCGCTTGATGAGCAGCATGACATGATCTTCATCCGCGAGACCCCCGCGCTGACCTTAAGCCTCTGGCACCCGGCCACGCGCTATTCCTTGGTCGCCTTTTGGCTGTTCTCAGCGCTTTTTGCCTGGGTGATCGGCCGGCAGGTGGTGGAACCCGTGGGCAGGCTGACGCGGCGGCTCAGCGGCTTTTTTGGCCCTCAGGAGCGCGCATTGCCGGAGACCCAGCGGGCAGACGAGATCGGTGAATTGGCCCGTGCTCTGACCCAGGCGAGGGAAGATCTGATGAGTGAGCGCGAGCGCCGGGCGCAATCGGAGCGGCTGGCCCTCCTGGGGCGGGTGGCCACAGGCTTGGCCCATGAGATCAAAAACCCGTTGGCCTCCATCCAACTTCACGCGCAGCTCATCGAAAGCGTGGACTTGGATGATGAGTCGCAGACCTCCCTGCGACACTTGCTGGCCGAAGTGAGGGTGATTGAGGGCCTGGTGAACCAGTGGCTCTATCTGGCAAGACCTGCCTCCCCCAAAAAGCAGCCCTTGGCCGTGCTACCGCTGCTGGAAGAAACCGTGCAGATGCTGCAGCCCCAGGCCCAGCACACGGGGACCGTGATACAGGTGCAGACGGCGGAGTCGATGGCCTCAAGTAATGGGCCGGACATCCTGGGTGACCGCCAGCGGCTGCAGCAGGTGTTTCGCAATGTGATCCTCAATGCGATGCAGGCCATGCCCGGCGGCGGTGGACTGGAGATTGGTGTTAAGGCGGAGGATGGCCACGTCACCCTGACCTTTGATGACCAGGGGCCGGGCTTTTCGGCATCTGCCCTGGATCATGGGGTGGAACTGTTCTTTTCCGAAAAAGAGGGAGGCATGGGCGTGGGGCTGAACGTGGCCCGCGAGATCATTTCTGCCCACAATGGCCAAATGTCGCTCAAAAATCATCCGAAAGGCGGCGCACGGGTAGAGATCGCTTTGCCGATGATCAATTCTTAA
- a CDS encoding glucose-1-phosphate adenylyltransferase, translating into MPTRIETDALLRRSTLAIVMGGGAGTRLFPLTKDRAKPAVPLAGKYRLVDIPISNCINSGVRQVYVLTQYNSASLNRHIARTYKFDQFSRGFIEVLAAQQTPQGERWYQGTADAVRQNLRYFLEGDHEYFLILSGDQLYRMDFRKVMDQHLMSGAELTIATLPVNAQDATGFGIMKADTSGRIHEFVEKPKDPAVLEALRMPDETLKELGLPSDEARYQASMGIYVFNRKALIESLDNDCMDFGKHIIPAALKKYKVHSFNFQGYWEDIGTIRSFFHANLDLCKLVPQYDFFDSSAPIFTHARFLPATKINGAVIREALISDGCIITDAHVETAVIGLRSIIETGTTIRDTIIMGADYYAGAAGTDQSKPAPGIGRNCRIEKVILDKNVHVGDNVVITPEGKPDNMDSDLFYIRDGIVVIPKDTVIPAGTWI; encoded by the coding sequence ATGCCCACACGAATCGAAACCGATGCTCTCCTCCGGCGTTCCACCTTGGCCATCGTCATGGGTGGGGGGGCGGGAACCCGCCTTTTCCCGTTGACCAAGGACCGTGCTAAACCTGCGGTGCCTCTGGCTGGTAAATATCGTCTGGTGGACATTCCTATCAGCAACTGCATCAACTCTGGCGTGCGCCAAGTCTATGTGCTCACGCAGTACAACAGCGCCTCCCTGAACCGCCACATCGCTCGCACCTACAAGTTCGACCAGTTCAGCCGTGGGTTCATTGAAGTGCTTGCTGCTCAGCAGACCCCGCAGGGCGAACGCTGGTATCAGGGCACGGCCGATGCGGTGCGTCAAAACTTGCGCTACTTCCTGGAAGGGGACCATGAATACTTCCTCATTCTCAGCGGCGACCAGCTCTATCGCATGGACTTCCGCAAAGTGATGGATCAGCACCTCATGAGCGGGGCTGAATTGACCATCGCCACCCTCCCCGTGAATGCTCAGGACGCTACGGGCTTTGGCATCATGAAGGCGGATACTTCCGGTCGCATCCATGAGTTCGTTGAAAAGCCCAAAGACCCTGCGGTGCTGGAGGCCCTGCGCATGCCCGACGAAACGCTCAAGGAACTCGGCTTGCCGTCGGATGAGGCTCGTTACCAGGCTTCCATGGGCATCTATGTCTTCAATCGCAAGGCTCTCATTGAGAGCTTGGACAATGATTGCATGGATTTCGGCAAGCACATCATCCCAGCCGCGCTGAAGAAGTACAAGGTTCACTCCTTTAACTTCCAGGGCTACTGGGAGGACATCGGTACGATCCGCAGCTTCTTCCACGCGAACCTGGACCTCTGCAAGCTGGTGCCCCAGTACGATTTCTTTGATTCCTCGGCGCCCATCTTCACCCACGCCCGGTTCCTGCCTGCCACCAAAATTAATGGTGCCGTCATTCGCGAAGCCCTCATTTCCGATGGCTGCATCATCACGGATGCTCACGTCGAAACGGCTGTCATCGGCCTTCGTTCCATCATCGAAACGGGCACCACCATCCGTGACACCATCATCATGGGAGCCGACTACTATGCTGGCGCTGCGGGCACGGATCAAAGCAAGCCCGCACCTGGCATCGGCCGGAACTGCCGCATCGAGAAAGTCATCCTCGACAAAAACGTCCACGTTGGAGACAACGTGGTCATCACTCCCGAAGGCAAGCCGGACAACATGGACAGCGACCTGTTCTACATCCGCGATGGCATCGTGGTGATTCCAAAAGATACCGTCATCCCTGCCGGGACCTGGATCTGA
- a CDS encoding hydroxypyruvate isomerase family protein codes for MNPAPLPRRQFLNRSLGVAAVVAMLKDQAWAAEAGAGKVKHSVCKWCYKDIPLETMCQAAKEIGLVSIELLDPPDFETLKKHGLHCAMVSFPTAMGPDNKKIGSIPHGFNRLENHALLVQAYEPLLKTSAEAGFKQVICFSGNRDSLSDEQGLENCAIGLKRLLPLCEKLGVTLVMELLNSKVNHPDYMCDHSAWGVALCEKLGSPHFKLLYDIYHMQIMEGDVIATIRKHHAHFAHYHTGGVPGRAEIDDTQELHYPAIIKAIQDTGYTGYLGQEFIPKKPDKLASLKQAVAICSVG; via the coding sequence ATGAATCCCGCCCCTCTTCCACGTCGTCAGTTTTTGAATCGCTCCCTCGGTGTCGCTGCGGTGGTGGCAATGTTGAAGGATCAGGCTTGGGCGGCGGAGGCCGGCGCTGGAAAGGTGAAGCACTCGGTCTGCAAGTGGTGCTACAAGGACATCCCGCTGGAGACGATGTGCCAGGCGGCGAAGGAGATCGGGCTGGTGTCCATCGAGCTGCTGGACCCGCCGGACTTTGAGACGCTGAAGAAACACGGCCTGCACTGCGCCATGGTCAGCTTTCCCACGGCGATGGGGCCGGATAACAAAAAGATCGGCAGCATTCCTCATGGCTTTAACCGCCTGGAAAACCACGCCCTGCTGGTGCAGGCCTATGAGCCGCTTTTGAAGACCAGTGCGGAGGCGGGCTTCAAGCAGGTGATCTGCTTCAGCGGCAACCGCGATAGCCTGAGCGATGAACAAGGCCTGGAAAACTGTGCCATCGGCCTGAAGCGCCTGCTCCCTCTCTGCGAAAAGCTGGGCGTCACGCTGGTGATGGAGTTGCTCAACAGCAAGGTGAACCACCCCGACTACATGTGCGACCACAGCGCCTGGGGCGTGGCCCTGTGCGAGAAGCTGGGCTCACCGCATTTCAAGCTGCTCTACGACATCTATCACATGCAGATCATGGAGGGCGATGTCATCGCCACCATCCGCAAACACCACGCGCACTTTGCCCATTATCATACGGGAGGTGTCCCCGGGCGCGCAGAGATCGATGACACCCAGGAGCTGCATTACCCCGCCATCATCAAGGCGATCCAGGACACGGGTTACACCGGTTATCTGGGGCAGGAGTTCATCCCGAAGAAGCCGGACAAGCTAGCCTCGCTGAAACAGGCGGTGGCAATTTGCTCCGTTGGTTAG
- a CDS encoding sigma-54-dependent transcriptional regulator: MPRVLIIEDEYALAAALSTVVRRLGAEPVVAASGQGGLEKAQRQSFDAVLLDIGLPDMSGLKVLATLRAGSMPPPVMIITAHGTLDNALEARRLGAHDYFLKPLNLAEIQPQLRALLELPRSEVPQTASSPDPSIMIGDAPDMQKAFAVIAQACATPVPVLLTGQPGTGKTLAAEVIAAQSGPRTLVIFRSDEWPAEQAGAMLSQCLEKSKGGTLLIEEVGALSLPLQATLCRAMSMGEQRVLATSSLPLLEFIHQGRFREDLYYLLSVLHVAIPPLAGRTGDLPALAAALLKRAAPDRDLPLSQEAMAALKGYEWPGNVRELVTAMQHVVAVCATSPVLPRHLPEAIVNTAQESSHLDQALNRALVAWLDQKLTCAEALIPDYDTLLAQIEKPLLAELLARFEDKPTRLAAALNMNRATLRRKLRELLGKE; the protein is encoded by the coding sequence ATGCCACGTGTCCTGATCATCGAAGACGAATATGCCCTGGCGGCAGCCCTTTCCACCGTGGTGCGCCGACTGGGGGCTGAGCCCGTGGTGGCCGCCTCCGGCCAAGGAGGTCTGGAAAAGGCCCAGCGGCAGAGCTTTGATGCGGTGCTGCTGGACATCGGGCTGCCGGACATGAGCGGGCTAAAGGTGCTGGCAACGCTGCGAGCCGGCAGCATGCCCCCGCCGGTGATGATCATCACGGCGCACGGCACTCTGGACAATGCGCTGGAAGCACGCCGCCTGGGGGCCCATGACTACTTCCTCAAACCGCTGAATCTCGCTGAAATCCAGCCGCAGTTGCGTGCCCTGCTGGAACTGCCGCGTAGCGAGGTGCCACAGACGGCCAGCTCTCCCGATCCTTCCATCATGATCGGTGATGCACCGGACATGCAAAAGGCCTTTGCGGTGATCGCCCAGGCCTGTGCCACCCCCGTTCCAGTGCTGCTGACTGGGCAGCCGGGCACGGGAAAAACGCTGGCCGCCGAGGTCATCGCAGCCCAGAGCGGCCCTCGGACCCTGGTGATCTTCCGCAGCGATGAATGGCCCGCGGAGCAGGCCGGAGCCATGCTGAGCCAGTGTCTGGAAAAATCGAAAGGTGGCACCTTGCTGATTGAGGAAGTCGGTGCTCTCTCACTGCCGCTCCAGGCCACGCTCTGCCGCGCCATGAGCATGGGAGAGCAAAGGGTGCTGGCCACGAGTTCCCTGCCTTTGTTGGAATTCATCCATCAAGGGCGATTCCGGGAAGATCTGTATTATTTGCTCAGTGTCCTGCATGTAGCGATCCCGCCCCTGGCCGGTCGCACAGGCGATCTGCCTGCATTGGCGGCAGCCCTGCTGAAGCGGGCGGCTCCAGACCGGGATCTGCCGCTGTCGCAGGAGGCCATGGCGGCCCTGAAAGGATACGAGTGGCCAGGAAACGTGCGGGAGTTGGTGACTGCGATGCAGCATGTCGTGGCGGTTTGTGCCACCTCGCCCGTGTTACCGCGTCATCTGCCCGAGGCCATTGTCAACACGGCCCAGGAAAGCAGCCATCTGGACCAGGCGCTGAACCGTGCACTGGTGGCATGGCTGGATCAAAAACTGACCTGCGCGGAGGCCCTGATCCCGGATTACGACACCCTGCTGGCCCAGATTGAAAAACCACTGCTGGCCGAGCTGCTGGCACGGTTTGAAGACAAACCAACTCGCCTGGCTGCCGCGCTGAACATGAACCGTGCGACTCTGCGCCGGAAGCTGCGTGAACTGCTGGGCAAAGAATAA